Part of the Candidatus Dadabacteria bacterium genome is shown below.
CCACCTTCAAAGACGAGACCGAGACCGATCTTTTCGGCGAGCAGGCGGTTCTTTGCGGCGGCATTTCGGCTCTTATTCTCGCCGGTTTTGAGACCCTTGTTGAGGCGGGATACCCGCCGGAAATGGCGTATTTTGAGTGCTGCCACGAGGTCAAACTCATTGTTGACCTCATCTATCAGGACGGCATATCCAACATGAGATACTCCGTGAGCGACACGGCGAAATACGGCGACATCACACGGGGACCCAGAATTGTGGACGGCAGGGTCAGGGAAGAGATGAAAAAGATAGTTGCGGAGATTCAGTCCGGCAGGTTCGCAAAGGAGTGGATAGAGGAAGACGAGGCGGGCAGGCCCAACTACACGCGCCTTCTCAAAGAGGGCGAGAATCACCCCATAGAGAAGGTCGGCGCGGAACTGAGGGAGATGATGAGTTCTCTCTTCAAGGACAAACTTGTTGACAAATCCAGGAACTGAGAAGAGGTCGGCTCACTACGGCGGAATATGAAAACCCCTTTTCTGAGAATTGCGCCCGAGGGGCTTTCCCTCTTATGTTCAATCGCGGCGGCGGGCTGGCTTTTTTCATTTCTCGGCCTTGGCGTGCTGTCGTTTCTCTGCATGGCGGCGTTCGGGTTTTCGGTGTATTTTTTCAGAGACCCCGACAGGGAGTTTTCCCCGGAGCCCGGCGCGGTGTTTGCGCCTTCGGACGGCAGGGTGATTGCGGTATCAACCGAGAGCGAGGACACTTTTCTGGGGCGCGAAGTAACAAGGGTGAGCGTGTTTCTGTCCATATTTGACTGCCATGTAAACTGGTTTCCCGTTTCCGGAACAGTCCTCTCATCCGAGCGGAGGGCGGGGCGTTTTCATCTGGGTTTTTCCCCAAAAGCGGGAGACGAAAATGAGCGCGTTGCCACAGTAATACATCCCGACGGCGCGCCGGATATTCTGATGTTTCAGGTGGCGGGCTTTGTCGCAAGGAGAATAATTTCGTATGCGGGCAAGGGCATGTCCCTTGAGGCGGGGGAGAGGTTCGGCATCATAAAGTTCGGCTCAAGAATAGACCTGTTTTTTCCGCCGCAATACAAGGTGGAGGTCAGGCGGGGGGATGTTTTAACCGGACGGCGGACGGTGGTGGCGCGTCTGTCCGGAGAGGGGCAATGAGGCGGGCGCGCATAAATCCGGGCAGGGTCGTTTCCTTTCTGCCCAATGTGATAACCACCGCGTCTCTGTGCTTCGGCCTGCTTTCAATCGGGTTGTCGGTTCAGGTGGCGGCGGGTGCGTCCGCCGATGCGGACATTGTGTGGCGCGCCGCCGCGTTCATAGCGGTCTCCATGGTTCTTGACATGCTGGACGGCAGGATAGCGCGCGCCCTTGGCGTGGCGGACAACCGCTTCGGCGTAATATACGACTCGCTTTCGGACGCGATTTGTTTCGGGCTTGCGCCGCCCCTTCTTGTTTATTCACTGCTCGGCGGCTCGCATTCCGGCCCGCTTCTCAACATAGGGCTTCTCATTTATGTC
Proteins encoded:
- a CDS encoding phosphatidylserine decarboxylase codes for the protein MKTPFLRIAPEGLSLLCSIAAAGWLFSFLGLGVLSFLCMAAFGFSVYFFRDPDREFSPEPGAVFAPSDGRVIAVSTESEDTFLGREVTRVSVFLSIFDCHVNWFPVSGTVLSSERRAGRFHLGFSPKAGDENERVATVIHPDGAPDILMFQVAGFVARRIISYAGKGMSLEAGERFGIIKFGSRIDLFFPPQYKVEVRRGDVLTGRRTVVARLSGEGQ